CGCCTTCAAGTACAACAACTTTTCGTACCACGCCGTGACGATGGATGTGGGAACGCTGCTGCAGACCTGGCGGCTGTGGGCCGGCGCCCAGGGCCGCCAGATCCGCCCGGTGCTCTGGTTCGACCAAGCCGCCGTCGCCGACCTGCTCGGGCTCGCCCTCGACGACGAGGCGCTGTTCGCCGTCGTCCCGCTGACCTGGGCCGCACCCGACGGCCCGTCGCCCGCCGCCGGGCCGCCGCAGTCCGCCCCGCCGCCAGCGACGGTCCGGGTGCGCCACCACGACCAGGAGCGCTCCCGGACCCAGCTCCGCTTCGACACCCTGCACAGGATCAACCGCAGCACCGCCGCCGCGGTCGACCGGCCCGCCACCGGCTCCCTGGCGCCCGCCGGCGCCCACCCGGCCCCGGGCGGGCCCCGCCTGCCGCTGCCCGCGGCCGCGCCGATGCCGCTGCCCGTCGAGGCCGCCCTCACCGCCCGCCGCAGCAGCTTCGGGCGGTTCCTGCACCGCCGGGCGATGGCAGCCCCGCAGCTGGCCGCACTGCTGCGGGCCACCGGGGCCAGCACCGTGCCGTCCGAGATCGACGGTCCCGCCGACCGGCCGTTGGCCCGGATCTACGCCTTCGTCAACCACGTCGCCGACGTGCCCGCCGGGGGTTACGCCTACGACCCGCAGGAGCACAGCCTCGTCGCCGTCACCGACGGGCCACCGGGGGCGTTTCTGCAACGCAACTACTTCCTGGCCAACTACAACCTGGAGCAGGCCGCGGTGGTGCTCGTCCCGACGGTGCGGACACACGCCGTGCTGGACGCCACCGGCGAGCGCGGCTACAACCTCGTCAACGCCACCGTCGGCGCGATCGCCCAGAGCTTCTACACCGCCGCCGCCGCGCTGGGCCTCGGTGCGGGGGTCGCGCTGGGCTTCGACAGCGTCTCCTACCTCGAGGAGCTGAGGCTGACCGAGAACGACGAGTTCCCGCTGCTCATCATGCTCGCCGGCGACGAGCGCGGGCACCTCGGCGACTACCGTTACGAGCTGCGGTGAACCCGGCCGTGTTGTCGCCGACTCCGCCGCGCGCCGCCGCACCCGCCGGCTGGCGTACCGGCGCCTACTTCACCGCCCGGATCGCCGGCCTGCCGCTGTCGACGGTCGACCCGCTGCGCTGCCCCACGGTGTGCGCCTGGGCCGACGACGTGCTCTCCCTGGAACAGCAGCTCGCCGCCGACGGCGAGCAGCTCAGCCACCTGCTCTACGAGTTGGTCAACGACAACGAGGACGCCGCGGCCCGGCGACGGCTGCTGACACTGCGCCGGCAGATCTTCGGCAACGTTCTGCCGGCCGCGCCCGAGCCGGCGCTGGCCGCGGTCGAGCAGGCCCGACCGCAG
This genomic stretch from Micromonospora krabiensis harbors:
- a CDS encoding nitroreductase family protein, with amino-acid sequence MTPDNPGFAHAYATAILRRGREPMPPVDFTPDWGDAPRRGKYYPKASTFALPAPPASGVDLDTALRGPGDADEPFTLPLLAGLLYHSYGLLGRRLGIQANTDLAALPSYAHANWHRATASGGGLYPCSVYWIAGPGAGVTPGVYYYAHARHAMQRLLTGDVSARVNAAVDPPRPARQFLVIGVKYWQNAFKYNNFSYHAVTMDVGTLLQTWRLWAGAQGRQIRPVLWFDQAAVADLLGLALDDEALFAVVPLTWAAPDGPSPAAGPPQSAPPPATVRVRHHDQERSRTQLRFDTLHRINRSTAAAVDRPATGSLAPAGAHPAPGGPRLPLPAAAPMPLPVEAALTARRSSFGRFLHRRAMAAPQLAALLRATGASTVPSEIDGPADRPLARIYAFVNHVADVPAGGYAYDPQEHSLVAVTDGPPGAFLQRNYFLANYNLEQAAVVLVPTVRTHAVLDATGERGYNLVNATVGAIAQSFYTAAAALGLGAGVALGFDSVSYLEELRLTENDEFPLLIMLAGDERGHLGDYRYELR